GACCATTTAACTCATTTTCGGCAGAATCTTGCTGCCGCCGGCGTCGGCGCGAATCTCGTATCTGATGCTCACATCGCCGCCCTCGCAATGGAATACCAGGCAGAGGTACACTCGAACGATTCGGACTTCAGTCGGTTTCCCGGACTCCGCTGGCATAACCCTTTGTGATGTTCTTTCCCCCATGTGGGAAGAGCAAGGCTGTGTCAAGGTAGGTATGCTGATTGGCAAGCTCAGCACAGGCCGTGCTCGGCCTGCCAGGACGCCAGATCTGAGAGTGCCCGGTCCGCCATAGCCTGTTTTTTTTCACGACCCCGCAGCCGCTGCGGGAGCCCAGGGAACAGCCCGTAGTTGACGTTCATGGGTTGGAAATACTTGCGTTCGGGGTCGGTGACGTATGCGATCATGGCGCCCAGCGCCGTTGTGAGGGGCGGCGTCAACAGCGGCTGTCCCTTGACCTGAAGGCCGGCGTTTCTTCCGGCCAGCCAGCCGGCCGCGGCCGACTCCAGATAGCCTTCCACGCCAATCATCTGTCCGGCAAAAAACAGGTCGTCGCGCTGCCGAAACTGTAAGGTCGGTCTGAGCAGGCGAGGCGACTCGATAAAGGTGTTACGGTGCAGGCTGCCGAGGCGCACGAACTCCGCTTTTTCCAGGCCGGGAATCGTGCGAAAAATACGCCGCTGCTCGGGANNNNNNNNNNNNNNNNNNTACGACATCTTGGTCTGAAACCCGACCAGCCCGCACAGGGTTCCGGCCCGGTCGTCCTGCCGCAGTTGGACAACCGCGTGAGGACGGGTGCCGCCACGCGGATCGGTCAGGCCGACCGGCTTCATTGGGCCGTAGGCCAGGGTATCTTTGCCGCGCCGGGCCATCTCCTCGATCGGTAGACAACCCTCGAAGTAGCGACACTGCTCGAACGCCTTTTCCGGTACCTTCTCGGCGGCCAGAATGTCGTCAACGAGCTGATAATATTCCGCTTGCGAGAGAGGACAGTTGAGATAATCATCGCCGCCGTGATCGTAGCGCGAGGCTCGAAACGCCACTCGCGTATCTATTGAGTCAGCGGTCACAACAGGAGAGATGG
This sequence is a window from Gemmatimonadota bacterium. Protein-coding genes within it:
- a CDS encoding FAD-dependent oxidoreductase produces the protein PEQRRIFRTIPGLEKAEFVRLGSLHRNTFIESPRLLRPTLQFRQRDDLFFAGQMIGVEGYLESAAAGWLAGRNAGLQVKGQPLLTPPLTTALGAMIAYVTDPERKYFQPMNVNYGLFPGLPQRLRGREKKQAMADRALSDLASWQAEHGLC